The Salminus brasiliensis chromosome 3, fSalBra1.hap2, whole genome shotgun sequence genome contains a region encoding:
- the zbtb22b gene encoding zinc finger and BTB domain-containing protein 22b isoform X2: protein MSSFWCLKKFSGVLLKNMSTVSIPAVMDPLAFESVLSCAYTGQLRMLREDIVNYLTVGSVLQMWHIVDKCTELLKECRAGSSGPQGVGIATENTGCTSSANKEAYEDGEDTQCMVHPPNRTSLSESQSPSSTNYFSPKDAHFGGAMVTAEVVGDGTEHSTPNYCTPSSRGETFLIEEEDEEDDFELLYPRKTERGSSRRKKSNPVSDQEMGESDSFGVSSYQDGESPPPLKRPTYSQPSIMPRKQWVVVKTERSRDDDLIVVSGEEGGEDEEERELEIAKERERERTFNISNVRTLSADLSSREEMEAQVDFCQSSEDYLKFESGLMDQTSSQHPLENSCQNSSRAVSAILGSVQTAAARAQLFPLDMQGNQILLYNQANLDSSPPLGVSGGLPGVSLKGNVEHGAVHLSGQGGIEGGLDGNGTGTSGKVFMCHCGKKFTHKSMRDRHINMHLDLRPFHCPVCAKKFKMKHHLTEHMKTHTGLKPYDCHGCGKKFMWRDSFMRHRSHCERRNGINDNSKARGSEGTVISPPHHLQQQPLADEGTQGSVVGRSGIPVLSPHHPSSSGGVPCLTMPIPGPLLGINPQSGMYGLGSGVLGLGISHNGCTEEVSEEGIGESSVT, encoded by the exons GTGCTACTGAAGAACATGTCCACAGTGTCCATTCCAGCAGTCATGGACCCACTGGCATTTGAGAGTGTCCTCAGCTGTGCCTACACTGGACAGTTGCGAATGCTGCGAGAAGACATTGTAAACTACCTCACTGTTGGGAGTGTGCTCCAGATGTGGCACATTGTGGACAAATGCACAGAACTACTTAAGGAGTGCAGGGCAGGATCTAGTGGGCCACAGGGGGTAGGTATTGCCACAGAGAACACTGGATGCACCAGCAGTGCTAACAAGGAAGCCTATGAAGATGGAGAAGACACACAGTGTATGGTGCATCCTCCTAACCGTACCTCACTGAGTGAAAGTCAGTCTCCAAGCAGCACAAATTACTTCAGTCCTAAAGATGCTCATTTTGGTGGGGCCATGGTAACAGCTGAAGTAGTAGGAGATGGAACTGAACACTCCACTCCTAACTACTGCACGCCTTCCAGTCGGGGGGAAACTTTCCTGAttgaagaggaagatgaggaagatGACTTTGAGCTTTTGTATCCTAGAAAAACAGAACGGGGAAGCAGCAGGAGAAAGAAGTCTAACCCTGTCTCTGATCAAGAAATGGGAGAGAGTGACAGCTTTGGAGTTTCATCCTACCAAGATGGAGAGTCTCCTCCACCTCTAAAGCGTCCCACATACAGTCAACCAAGTATTATGCCTCGGAAACAGTGGGTAGTGGTAAAAACTGAGCGTTCCAGGGATGATGATCTCATTGTAGTTTCTGGGGAAGAAGGaggtgaagatgaagaggaaagAGAGTTAGAGATTGCCAaggagcgagaaagagagaggacatTTAATATTTCTAATGTCAGAACTCTCTCTGCAGACCTCAGTAGCAGGGAAGAAATGGAAGCACAG GTTGACTTCTGCCAGTCCTCTGAAGACTACCTCAAGTTTGAAAGTGGTTTGATGGACCAGACATCATCACAACACCCTCTTGAAAACTCTTGCCAGAATAGCAGTCGGGCAGTGTCTGCCATACTGGGCTCAGTTCAGACAGCTGCTGCAAGAGCCCAGCTCTTTCCACTGGACATGCAGGGCAATCAGATCCTTCTATATAACCAGGCTAATCTAGACTCATCTCCTCCATTAGGGGTTTCAGGAGGTTTGCCTGGAGTGTCTTTAAAGGGAAATGTGGAGCATGGAGCAGTTCACTTGTCTGGGCAGGGTGGAATAGAGGGTGGATTAGATGGCAATGGAACTGGCACCTCAGGCAAAGTCTTCATGTGCCATTGTGGCAAAAAGTTTACCCATAAGAGCATGCGAGACCGACACATCAATATGCATCTGGATCTGCGGCCTTTCCACTGTCCAGTATGTGCTAAAAAGTTCAAGATGAAGCACCACCTCACAGAGCATATGAAGACACATACAGGTCTGAAACCTTACGACTGCCATGGCTGTGGTAAGAAGTTCATGTGGCGTGATAGCTTCATGAGGCATCGCTCCCACTGTGAGAGGCGCAATGGGATCAATGATAATAGTAAGGCACGAGGATCAGAAGGGACAGTCATTTCCCCTCCACATCACCTTCAGCAGCAGCCATTAGCCGATGAAGGAACTCAAGGAAGTGTTGTTGGTAGAAGTGGAATTCCAGTTTTATCTCCACACCACCCAAGCAGTAGTGGTGGAGTACCTTGTTTGACCATGCCAATACCTGGTCCTCTTTTAGGGATAAATCCCCAAAGTGGAATGTATGGTCTTGGTTCTGGTGTTCTTGGGCTGGGGATAAGCCATAATGGATGTACAGAAGAGGTTAGTGAAGAGGGCATTGGTGAAAGTAGTGTCACTTAA
- the zbtb22b gene encoding zinc finger and BTB domain-containing protein 22b isoform X3, whose translation MSTVSIPAVMDPLAFESVLSCAYTGQLRMLREDIVNYLTVGSVLQMWHIVDKCTELLKECRAGSSGPQGVGIATENTGCTSSANKEAYEDGEDTQCMVHPPNRTSLSESQSPSSTNYFSPKDAHFGGAMVTAEVVGDGTEHSTPNYCTPSSRGETFLIEEEDEEDDFELLYPRKTERGSSRRKKSNPVSDQEMGESDSFGVSSYQDGESPPPLKRPTYSQPSIMPRKQWVVVKTERSRDDDLIVVSGEEGGEDEEERELEIAKERERERTFNISNVRTLSADLSSREEMEAQVDFCQSSEDYLKFESGLMDQTSSQHPLENSCQNSSRAVSAILGSVQTAAARAQLFPLDMQGNQILLYNQANLDSSPPLGVSGGLPGVSLKGNVEHGAVHLSGQGGIEGGLDGNGTGTSGKVFMCHCGKKFTHKSMRDRHINMHLDLRPFHCPVCAKKFKMKHHLTEHMKTHTGLKPYDCHGCGKKFMWRDSFMRHRSHCERRNGINDNSKARGSEGTVISPPHHLQQQPLADEGTQGSVVGRSGIPVLSPHHPSSSGGVPCLTMPIPGPLLGINPQSGMYGLGSGVLGLGISHNGCTEEVSEEGIGESSVT comes from the exons ATGTCCACAGTGTCCATTCCAGCAGTCATGGACCCACTGGCATTTGAGAGTGTCCTCAGCTGTGCCTACACTGGACAGTTGCGAATGCTGCGAGAAGACATTGTAAACTACCTCACTGTTGGGAGTGTGCTCCAGATGTGGCACATTGTGGACAAATGCACAGAACTACTTAAGGAGTGCAGGGCAGGATCTAGTGGGCCACAGGGGGTAGGTATTGCCACAGAGAACACTGGATGCACCAGCAGTGCTAACAAGGAAGCCTATGAAGATGGAGAAGACACACAGTGTATGGTGCATCCTCCTAACCGTACCTCACTGAGTGAAAGTCAGTCTCCAAGCAGCACAAATTACTTCAGTCCTAAAGATGCTCATTTTGGTGGGGCCATGGTAACAGCTGAAGTAGTAGGAGATGGAACTGAACACTCCACTCCTAACTACTGCACGCCTTCCAGTCGGGGGGAAACTTTCCTGAttgaagaggaagatgaggaagatGACTTTGAGCTTTTGTATCCTAGAAAAACAGAACGGGGAAGCAGCAGGAGAAAGAAGTCTAACCCTGTCTCTGATCAAGAAATGGGAGAGAGTGACAGCTTTGGAGTTTCATCCTACCAAGATGGAGAGTCTCCTCCACCTCTAAAGCGTCCCACATACAGTCAACCAAGTATTATGCCTCGGAAACAGTGGGTAGTGGTAAAAACTGAGCGTTCCAGGGATGATGATCTCATTGTAGTTTCTGGGGAAGAAGGaggtgaagatgaagaggaaagAGAGTTAGAGATTGCCAaggagcgagaaagagagaggacatTTAATATTTCTAATGTCAGAACTCTCTCTGCAGACCTCAGTAGCAGGGAAGAAATGGAAGCACAG GTTGACTTCTGCCAGTCCTCTGAAGACTACCTCAAGTTTGAAAGTGGTTTGATGGACCAGACATCATCACAACACCCTCTTGAAAACTCTTGCCAGAATAGCAGTCGGGCAGTGTCTGCCATACTGGGCTCAGTTCAGACAGCTGCTGCAAGAGCCCAGCTCTTTCCACTGGACATGCAGGGCAATCAGATCCTTCTATATAACCAGGCTAATCTAGACTCATCTCCTCCATTAGGGGTTTCAGGAGGTTTGCCTGGAGTGTCTTTAAAGGGAAATGTGGAGCATGGAGCAGTTCACTTGTCTGGGCAGGGTGGAATAGAGGGTGGATTAGATGGCAATGGAACTGGCACCTCAGGCAAAGTCTTCATGTGCCATTGTGGCAAAAAGTTTACCCATAAGAGCATGCGAGACCGACACATCAATATGCATCTGGATCTGCGGCCTTTCCACTGTCCAGTATGTGCTAAAAAGTTCAAGATGAAGCACCACCTCACAGAGCATATGAAGACACATACAGGTCTGAAACCTTACGACTGCCATGGCTGTGGTAAGAAGTTCATGTGGCGTGATAGCTTCATGAGGCATCGCTCCCACTGTGAGAGGCGCAATGGGATCAATGATAATAGTAAGGCACGAGGATCAGAAGGGACAGTCATTTCCCCTCCACATCACCTTCAGCAGCAGCCATTAGCCGATGAAGGAACTCAAGGAAGTGTTGTTGGTAGAAGTGGAATTCCAGTTTTATCTCCACACCACCCAAGCAGTAGTGGTGGAGTACCTTGTTTGACCATGCCAATACCTGGTCCTCTTTTAGGGATAAATCCCCAAAGTGGAATGTATGGTCTTGGTTCTGGTGTTCTTGGGCTGGGGATAAGCCATAATGGATGTACAGAAGAGGTTAGTGAAGAGGGCATTGGTGAAAGTAGTGTCACTTAA